TTGAAACAGAGCACCCCGGATACCTTGGTTCACAAGACACTTTTTATGTTGGAAACCTAAAGGGAGTTGGCCGTATATATCAGCAAACTTTTGTTGATACATATTGCAAAGTCGCTTTTGCAAAGCTCTACACCACTAAAACACCGATCACAGCAGCAGATCTACTGAATGATAGAGTTTTACCCTACTTCGAGCAGCATGAGCTGCCTATGCTAAGGATCCTCACAGACCGGGGAACTGAGTACTGCGGTAAGGTTGAGCACCATGACTATCAGCTTTACCTAGCGATCAACGACATAGACCATACTAAAACCAAAGCGATGTCGCCGCAGACAAACGGTATCTGCGAACGCTTCCACAAAACGATACTTCAAGAGTTTTACCAAGTGACATTTCGCAAAAAATTGTACAGTTCTCTGGAAGAGCTCCAAAAGGACCTGGACGAGTGGATAAATTACTACAATAATGACCGGACTCATCAAGGTAAAAAATGCTGCGGAAGAACGCCGCTTGAAACATTATTAGATGGAAAATCGATCTGGGTTGAAAAGAATTTAGCCCAAATCTAGGCTGACAGTCACCGATTGAAAAACGGGTAACTGTCAGGTCAAGTCTGAGCTAGTACAGATAATTCGCCCTTTTGAAACAACAAGTAATAACAAGAAACTAATTAAATATCGACCTATAATGCTCTACAACACTATTCTTTTCTTTGATTATCATATTTTCCAGCTCACCTTCTAAACCAGAAATATGCACAACACCTTCTTTTTCAACTTCCTCTTTTGGTATATCTTCTTCTATGATTTCAAATATACCATGGTCAAATGCCTCTCCAGGTGCAGCAGAAACCAACTCAAAACGCTCTCTCTTGCCGCGTAGCGCCATTTTAAGCGCACGGTGGTGGCAGTATGGGTTATTGCCACGTTTGCCAAAAAAGACATGGGCCGTCCAGTGGCACCCCCCTCTGCAGACAGCTGCAAATTCACAGGTTTTACACTCCCCCCATAAATGTTTGGTTGCATCCTCTGGAGTGTCTATATCATTGATTTTTAATTGTGGTGCATTGTTATAGATATCCTGTAACTTGCGTTCTCGGATGTTACCACCTACATACTCACTGCTGGGCAGTGACGGACACCCTTTAATACTGCCATCCGCCTCAATGCCAATGGCGTTTTGTCCGGCACTACAACCCCGTGAGAATGCCCACTTAGGATCGTGTACCAATGGTTCTTTAAACAGACGATCATATGGGCCAAAATAGCCCACATTGTTACCCATATGAACCCGTATTCCGTCCGCTTTCCCTTGATTCGATAAATGAGCAAGCAAAGGGAATACATCGAGTAATTCATATGGTTGAAGTAATATTTCATTGTTTTCAACCGCATTCCCCATCGGGACTGTTAGCGCCAGCTGCCAGGCCCTGATACCAGCTTCTTTAAGAATTTCGTACATTTCGGGAAGCTGGTTGACTGACTTGCGATTGACCTGAGTATTGCACGCGACTTTGATGCCAACCTGCCTCAGGTGTTCTATGGTTTTAAAACATTGTTGCCAGGCGCCCTTTTTACCACGGAGTTGGTCATGGCTTTCCTCCAGACCGTCAATAGATAATGAAACAACGCCAATGCCGGCCTCTTTCATTCGCTTTGCGGTCCCCAGAGAAATGCCATACCCACCCGTGGTCATGGACGCGGTCATGCCCAGACGGGTAATTTCCGCGGCAATCATTAACCAATCCGGCCTCATAAACGCTTCGCCACCGATTAAGGTTACTTCTTTAATGCCCAGATCAGCCATTTGTGCGACTAAGTCGAGCGCTTCTGACGTAGACAACTCATTCACTCTGGGATCTCCAGCTCTGGAGCCACAGTGACCACACGCTAAGTTGCACTTTAGGGTAATTTCCCATACTGCATACGTCTGGCGATATTTACCATTTACGCGCTTGCTTATATCTTTCACTATCTCTGTCATGGCATAACCTATTATTCAGTGGCAAAGTGAGGAAGATGATTAATGGGCCTGGCTAGTTCCATATATTTGGACATTTGAATTGACGGATTCAATGCCGACTTCATCCTTTGCTTTATCATTATGTTCGTAGCTCACAGTCAGTGCAGAGCCACCTTCAATTTTAGTAAGTAGCTCTTGTGACTCAATAACTAGCTTTTTATTTTGTTTAGTAGTTTTCATATCTTTCATCCTATTTTATTTAAAAAAACCGTAATTAAATTAGCATTTAAATAAAGGTATGAAAGCCGATATTTCTTACAGGGTTAAATAATATTATTAATAAGACACTTAACAATTGCCTGTTGCCTGTTTGCACTTTGTGTTTTTTCAATGCAGTTGGTCAGGTGAAAATTCACAGTTCTTTCGGATATCCCTAAAATCTGACTGATCTCCCAGGAGGTTTTACCTTCCGATGCCCACAACAGACAGTCTTTTTCTCGACTTGTGATATTAAAGTGGCTACTGCGACAGCGTATTGCGGCATTCAGCAGATAAGGTGACAGAATGGTCCAGTACCAGTCGATTAATTCGATGCTTTGGAATTCAATAAAGTTTTTTGGAATATTAAATACCAGCGCACCAACAATGCCTGGCACACCTTTTAGTGGCAGGACATACAGCTGCTCAATCTCTCCTCGCTGTGCAAGTAGTTTCTCCAGCGACGTAATACGTATGCCACTTTTGCAGTACCGGTAAATTTCATCATTGTCCAGGTAACCTTCGATATCAGCATCGTATTGACCATATACATGCTGCTGGTAATTGGTCGTTGATACCGGCGCATAATCAATAAATGCCAGACATTCATACCCTGATCGTGATGCGATATCCTGCAGTGTTTTTGTCAGCTGCTCTGCCTGCTCAACAGCTTCAAACAAAGCAACCGAATTGTTTAACATTTTACGGTTATTAAAAGGATCACTAATTTCGTTATGATTATATTTTTCCATGATGAACTCCTTGCCTTTTGGGTTTAGAAACAAGCGTCAACAACTTGATTTCGTAACCAATTCTGAGCGTTTCCTGACGCTTAGTCAAAACCAATAAAAATAAAATAAAACCTTTTAATACAAAAACATAACTAAAATTATTATGATAGAAATTAACTCAGTATTGATTGATAATGGGGCGTATTGTGCTGAACCTGCTGACGATATTCGCGCACATTATTGCATATCGTTGAAGTACGCTTTGTTGCATGATCTAGCAATCATTTTATATACCCAGGGCTTCAGCGAATGTTAAACATGATGAATTCATTCAATGAGTAGCAATCAGCTAAACGCTAAATCCACCATACGGCGTAACCGAACCTGACACCTGTGATGGAAAGAGCCCTTACTCATTGCGCGCATAAGTGCAAGCCGTCCGCCGTGGCAGTTAATGTAAACAGGTGAGCAAACTCACAGTGCCTTGATTGGCAGCTTCGATGATGGCATCCAGGCTGACCCATCAAGCATCAACAGGTTGTAAATGCAGCCCGAATACACTCCGTAGGGGCTACCAACTTCTCTGGCATAACACCACACGTGGTAAAAACGAAGCAAAGCGCACCGGTCAGCGACTAAGTGATTGGAGTTTTATAGGCTTAGCAGCTATAAGAGGCATGTTTTTGAAGATTGGCTCAATCAGATAGGTAAAGGCATCTGGTGATTGATACCAGATCCAGGTGGTTTCAAAGGTACTGGGAGGAGCTCCCAGCAAAGAACTGGAACTCGTGACTACTGAATGCTGTTCAGACAGTCACGTTTATTATAATACATAACCAGCTTCTGCTGGCTCATGGCATAGAGGTAGCTGTATTGTTGCGCCCGATATAAAGAAGAGACCAGCACACCGTCCGATTGAACCGCATCAATATTAAATCGCCAGGGCATATTGTGTTTTTTACACACCCACAGCTGAGAATTTACTTCAAATGACCCAGGTTTCAGACCGTTGATTTGATACCACCCAAAAATACGATTTGATTTTACCTTGTAGAGCATTTCGCCAACATCAATACGTTCGCCGTCAGACAGCGCTTCATTGACGTATTCTATATAGCCCTCAGAGCGAGCATTCACCGTCCGCTCTGATTGCTCAGGTAGGCCGATGTATGTCAATAGCACCTGCCCTTTGGTTACTTTATCTGATAAGGAGATCCCGGGATCATAAACCACTGTGCCAGCAGCACTGGCATAGTAAAATTCACGTGCCGGCTCCTGCAACCGAAGTACACCGGTTACAGATTCAATCCCGGTTACCGATCCAATACCGATTAAGACGGCAAACAATGAGTAAGTGGTGCTCACATATATCTCCTGAAAAAGCACATTGTAAATTTAGGGGACAAGAAATATGGTATCAGTCCATATCTAGAATCGTCCCATGAGAACTCCCTTCGGACGTGCCTCCACCAATCTGTTTTGTTTGTTTCGTATGTAATGCAGACAGTGTGGCACCTTTAGAAAGCAGTTTAATTTTCTTTGTAGTTAGTTTTAATTTAATACCTGATAACATAGAGCATATCCTTTCATTTTTTGTTGTAGTTGTTTTTGTTGTTGTCGCTGCTTTTGGCGACGAGTTCAAAGTTAAACTAACTTGCCTTTATTCTGTAATTATCAAATCTTAGGTTTTCCCCCTATGAGAAACGGCTAAACTACTGATCTTTATGATAATTTATAAAGCCTCTAATTCTTATTGCAATCTAATGAAAAAATAACCATAAAAATCAAAAACTTAAAAGGCATGAAAACAAGGGGAGGCTTTATTTTATGCAAGAAAAATATGCTGAAAGCCCTTGCATTGTGCTTATTGCCTAATAGACAACTGCACTGAAGGAGGAAATAAGGTTTGTGATTGCATCAAGCAGGTAGCGTTCAAGGTTGATTACCACCTTAATCGCGCACATAGAACATGGTAAGAGGCAAAGATGTTAGCTGTCCATGCTATAAGAATAACTTGATAGTTTGTGCAGGCAGCCATCATCATAAAAAGCGACTTTATATTATGACTAGATGACCTCATTTGCGGCAGGCCTCTCTATCACCACCAATAGCAGTAAAGGTTATTCCATAGAAAGGTACAGAGGTTATAGATGTACAGAGTGATTCCTTTCAAACGCGCTATTGCAGTTTGCTTTCATCACCGAGTTTTATCTGTAGTATCTGATTTTCATTGATCTCGGTTACATATAACCACAGCGCGTCATCTTGTGATGAATATTGAATACCCTTAATCAGATATTTGGCATTGTCAGCCCGATAGATTTCTTCCAGTACACCGTTTTTGCCGCGCGCTGTCCGATATATTCGCTTGCCGTCAGAATGATAAATATAACCACCACCTGCGGCTATCGAGTGCCGAAACCTGGCATCCGGTAGATCAATCTCTTCAAGCGTGTCACCTGAATTAATATCATACATAAACACTGTATCGTTAGAAGATAACGAGACCAGCGTTGTCTCATCAAGCCGACCTATCCACAAAGCGTTTAGTGCAGGAATTAGCGCCTTTTTCTTATGTCTTAACGAGTATTGATATGAACTACTTTTCACCTTGTGCTCATCCAAAACTACATAGCCAATGTCATCCCCGCTAAGAAACTCAGCAGATATGACTGCGCCACCTTCTGAGATGCTATCGACCAGTGACAGATCCGCGTATTTATAAACTTCAACTTTCCTGTGATACCGAACAAGCAGTAAATCACTCTCTGCATGGTAGCGGATATTGCGAATATCCCCAGGCGGCACGCCTAACGTACGTTGATTACCGTCGCCATCCACTTGCGCAACAACCATACCGTCGGCCCCGGTGGTGACAATAAGATAGTCTTGCTTGACTTTGATCGGGCTTAAGCTGCCAAGGCTCAAGCTGCCCATGTTTAAGAGGATATCAGTTTTCTTTTCCTGATTGCCCAAACCCAGCGCGAGCATGTGATCGGTATACGGATAGCTGACAATCAGCATCTCATCTTGATTTAAAAACTGAAATATGGCGAAATCATTTGGCGTATTTAGCTTTTCTTTTTTGACTAGTCGACGTTCACTCAAACTATAACCAAAGGCTATATTTTGCCTATTGTCGAACCACAATAGCAAATCAGACTCTGAATCATAGTTAAGTGACCAGATCCGCCCTGGAGATTCAAGTAGCTTTACCTGGTTCCCCCCGTCCAAGTCTGTCATATATAACTCATTGGTATCATACTGACGGCGTTCAAACAAAATAACTTCTTTTTCAGGAATGTAACTTAGAAACTGGTCGCCATAAGAGTTCAGATTGGGCGAACTAATTTGAAACTCTTCGCCTGTTTTTAAGTCGCGACTTGTAAGCGCAGCAAGCTCATCTCGATTTCGATAACCAGCCTTGGAGTAGACAAGACGGTTTTTACCTACACCACTACCGCTGACCAAGCCTCGCATACTGCAATCAAACAGTGTTTTATTTCCTTCGCTAAAATCGGCATTAATTTGCCAAATCTGACACGAATCATCTGTTTTTGTCCGATAGTATAGAATGCTAGAGTCTGTTGACCATCCAAGAGGATAGTAATTTACGCCCTCTTCTCCTAATCGGCGTTCATACCCACTTGCCAGATCCTTAACCACCAATGACGTGTATTTTGCTCCCTGTGGAACGAAAACAAACGCCAGGCGCTTTTTATCAAAAGACAGCTTTAGCTGTGCATACAAACCCGGTACCCACGACACCACATGTTCTTCAATATCTCGATGAACAGTCAACTGCGACTCATAAGCTGAGTCTGTCGCAGTTACAATATAACCGACGACCATACTCAGTAACGACACGAAAAACACGACCGGGTATAAAAACACATTGCGCTTAGTACGTTTCGGTTGAACACTATGAGAGGAAATAGGCGCGGGATCTTTTTGAGCAGGCTGTGGGGCGACGGCAACCGTGCCTTCCTGCGCCTGCTCAGAGTGGTAAATGATCTCAGGTTCAAGAAAAAAGCTATACCCTTTTCTGTAATGCGTTTTAACGACAATTCCCTGCTGCAGTTCAGACTTCAATAATTTTCGAAGCTCAGACATCGCACGGTTGATCGCATTGTCGTCAACATATTTTTGACACCAAACATCATCTACCAGATCCTGCCTGGTGATGATCTGATCGTTATTAATAATGAAATAGCACAACAGCCTGAATAAAAGGGGCTCTAACTCCCTTTCGACACAGCCGTCCGAAATGCTTTGCTTTCTAGGATCCAGTGACCAAGCACCGAACTTAACTTCCTTTACCTGGCGTGAAAATCTCACTTCATTCATTATAAATAATTTAATGCCGATTAACTAAACGTATTCTACTTGTTACTGCAATTATCTCAAGACTATGAATAAAATAATTCCCTCTAGCCACAAAAAACAAAAAAAAACAAAAAAACAAACACTTAATGGCAACCTATATCTAAAGATATGGGAGGTTTAACAATGCCTAAGTCGCGGAACAAGGCTAAAAACACAATGTTCGTA
The Pseudoalteromonas viridis DNA segment above includes these coding regions:
- a CDS encoding radical SAM/SPASM domain-containing protein; this encodes MTEIVKDISKRVNGKYRQTYAVWEITLKCNLACGHCGSRAGDPRVNELSTSEALDLVAQMADLGIKEVTLIGGEAFMRPDWLMIAAEITRLGMTASMTTGGYGISLGTAKRMKEAGIGVVSLSIDGLEESHDQLRGKKGAWQQCFKTIEHLRQVGIKVACNTQVNRKSVNQLPEMYEILKEAGIRAWQLALTVPMGNAVENNEILLQPYELLDVFPLLAHLSNQGKADGIRVHMGNNVGYFGPYDRLFKEPLVHDPKWAFSRGCSAGQNAIGIEADGSIKGCPSLPSSEYVGGNIRERKLQDIYNNAPQLKINDIDTPEDATKHLWGECKTCEFAAVCRGGCHWTAHVFFGKRGNNPYCHHRALKMALRGKRERFELVSAAPGEAFDHGIFEIIEEDIPKEEVEKEGVVHISGLEGELENMIIKEKNSVVEHYRSIFN
- a CDS encoding IS481 family transposase gives rise to the protein MLHTNNPIIKHKAGLLNLAEELGNVSKACKMMGVSRDTFYRYQELVDEGGIDALIDKSRRTPNLKNRVDEETEKAVCTYALEFPAHGQVRASNELRKQGVFVSASGVRSIWLRHDLENFKKRLKALEAKVAQEGIILTESQVTALEKKKQDDEACGEIETEHPGYLGSQDTFYVGNLKGVGRIYQQTFVDTYCKVAFAKLYTTKTPITAADLLNDRVLPYFEQHELPMLRILTDRGTEYCGKVEHHDYQLYLAINDIDHTKTKAMSPQTNGICERFHKTILQEFYQVTFRKKLYSSLEELQKDLDEWINYYNNDRTHQGKKCCGRTPLETLLDGKSIWVEKNLAQI
- a CDS encoding winged helix-turn-helix domain-containing protein, which codes for MNEVRFSRQVKEVKFGAWSLDPRKQSISDGCVERELEPLLFRLLCYFIINNDQIITRQDLVDDVWCQKYVDDNAINRAMSELRKLLKSELQQGIVVKTHYRKGYSFFLEPEIIYHSEQAQEGTVAVAPQPAQKDPAPISSHSVQPKRTKRNVFLYPVVFFVSLLSMVVGYIVTATDSAYESQLTVHRDIEEHVVSWVPGLYAQLKLSFDKKRLAFVFVPQGAKYTSLVVKDLASGYERRLGEEGVNYYPLGWSTDSSILYYRTKTDDSCQIWQINADFSEGNKTLFDCSMRGLVSGSGVGKNRLVYSKAGYRNRDELAALTSRDLKTGEEFQISSPNLNSYGDQFLSYIPEKEVILFERRQYDTNELYMTDLDGGNQVKLLESPGRIWSLNYDSESDLLLWFDNRQNIAFGYSLSERRLVKKEKLNTPNDFAIFQFLNQDEMLIVSYPYTDHMLALGLGNQEKKTDILLNMGSLSLGSLSPIKVKQDYLIVTTGADGMVVAQVDGDGNQRTLGVPPGDIRNIRYHAESDLLLVRYHRKVEVYKYADLSLVDSISEGGAVISAEFLSGDDIGYVVLDEHKVKSSSYQYSLRHKKKALIPALNALWIGRLDETTLVSLSSNDTVFMYDINSGDTLEEIDLPDARFRHSIAAGGGYIYHSDGKRIYRTARGKNGVLEEIYRADNAKYLIKGIQYSSQDDALWLYVTEINENQILQIKLGDESKLQ
- a CDS encoding helix-turn-helix transcriptional regulator, whose amino-acid sequence is MEKYNHNEISDPFNNRKMLNNSVALFEAVEQAEQLTKTLQDIASRSGYECLAFIDYAPVSTTNYQQHVYGQYDADIEGYLDNDEIYRYCKSGIRITSLEKLLAQRGEIEQLYVLPLKGVPGIVGALVFNIPKNFIEFQSIELIDWYWTILSPYLLNAAIRCRSSHFNITSREKDCLLWASEGKTSWEISQILGISERTVNFHLTNCIEKTQSANRQQAIVKCLINNII